The Ornithodoros turicata isolate Travis chromosome 7, ASM3712646v1, whole genome shotgun sequence genome includes a region encoding these proteins:
- the LOC135400032 gene encoding cell cycle control protein 50A-like, translated as MTIDVAKVNRPQRSGFKQQRLKAWSPLLTAGTMIKFFVGTGIAATVIGVVLLVGNKELQEYQFDYTNCKAVNTNRTCASILQINPRLSCICLEPFQLPQDIVAPVHMYYSLTDYYQNFRTYVQSRDDAQLLGKPCHVRYHCAPYRREPHTRKCYYPCGSIANSIFNDTLRLKYKTDKPHTIRDVPLNFKEISWPTDRELKFRIAPGNASSRTVKPPDWPKPVDEIPDGIQNEALIVWMRTAALPTFRKLYAFIDHESKIDFNKVLPMGKYFLNIRYQYPVWQFGGRKRLILSNANWMGSRNPFMGMAYVCVGALCLTFSVICVAIHRRFGSRKYQMPPLSAHWLKENTRPPVPPLPSLQPPTTPVPLIPAPAPPTPRASAAPQLLQRTRPPYLAQRAPAPVLHLRAPSTAPSVPASPAPLPTVPRLAPAYAARTPAPLHVPPPGT; from the exons ATGACGATTGATGTCGCCAAAGTAAATCGACCCCAAC GTTCTGGTTTCAAACAGCAGCGGTTGAAAGCATGGTCACCTCTGCTAACAGCAGGAACTATGATCAAGTTCTTTGTGGGCACCGGAATCGCCGCTACAGTGATTGGTGTTGTTCTCCTCGTAGGAAATAAAGAG CTACAAGAGTACCAGTTCGATTACACCAACTGCAAGGCGGTGAACACCAATCGGACGTGCGCTTCGATCCTCCAGATCAACCCTCGGCTCTCTTGCATCTGTCTGGAACCCTTCCAGTTACCACAAGACATCGTG GCGCCTGTGCACATGTATTACAGCCTGACGGACTACTACCAGAACTTCCGAACCTACGTTCAGTCACGTGACGATGCGCAACTGTTAGGCAAGCCTTGCCACGTTCGCTATCACTGCGCCCCCTACAGGCGCGAACCCCACACCAGGAAGTGCTACTACCCCTGCGGTAGCATCGCCAACAGTATCTTCAATG ACACCCTACGACTGAAGTACAAGACGGATAAACCACACACTATTCGAGACGTGCCGCTCAACTTCAAAGAGATCAGCTGGCCGACTGACAGGGAGCTCAAGTTTCGAATAGCACCTG GTAACGCCTCAAGCAGGACGGTGAAGCCCCCCGACTGGCCAAAGCCCGTGGACGAGATTCCGGACGGAATCCAGAACGAGGCCTTGATCGTCTGGATGCGAACGGCTGCGCTTCCAACCTTTCGCAAGCTGTACGCCTTCATCGATCACGAGAGCAAGATAGACTTCAACAAGGTTCTCCCAATGGGAAAATACTTCCTCAATATTCGTTACC AATATCCCGTGTGGCAGTTTGGCGGACGCAAGAGACTCATTCTGTCCAATGCCAACTGGATGGGCTCTCGAAATCCTTTCATGGGCATGGCATACGTTTGCGTGGGAGCCCTGTGCTTAACCTTCTCGGTCATCTGCGTCGCGATACACAGACGTTTTGGATCCAG AAAGTACCAGATGCCTCCACTCTCAGCGCATTGGCTAAAAGAGAATACCAGGCCTCCGGTTCCACCGCTTCCAAGCCTGCAACCACCTACAACCCCAGTACCACTGATTCCTGCACCAGCGCCACCTACTCCGCGGGCTTCCGCCGCCCCGCAACTTTTGCAGCGGACTCGTCCACCATATCTCGCACAACGAGCTCCTGCCCCTGTTCTTCACTTGCGCGCACCTTCAACCGCGCCTTCAGTTCCTGCATCTCCTGCACCACTCCCTACCGTGCCGAGACTAGCTCCAGCTTACGCTGCGCGGACGCCTGCTCCTCTGCATGTCCCTCCACCAGGAACGTGA